A genomic segment from Oncorhynchus keta strain PuntledgeMale-10-30-2019 chromosome 7, Oket_V2, whole genome shotgun sequence encodes:
- the LOC118386031 gene encoding lupus La protein homolog B-like: protein MAEIQEMSELEKKVAQQLEYYFGDHNLPRDKFLKEQLQLDDGWVTLETMLKFNRLKCLTTDHSVIVESLKKSQTGLLELSEDTTKIRRISSKPLPELNDKYKDALKHKSVYIKGFPLETTLDEIEGWLKGKGVIENIQMRRNLQKNFKGSVFLVFDTEEASKQFLARTDTKSFKENEMIILSREDYHAKKSEDRKLLKAESKAKAKHDKDEKQKQAEEEEMKSLDEQTGCLLKFSGNLDSVSREDFHEVFSGHGQIKWIDFTRGAKEGTILFRVSAKEALDKAKEASGGNLKIKGEDVTWEVVEGDAEREALKKIIEDQQESLNRRRGGRGGRKSGGRGGRGGRRDRGGRDGKSHYQGRKTKFDDSDDDAPPSPKKRALEGVCKDADAPAAKVVKTENGS from the exons ATGGCAGAAATTCAAGAAATGTCTGAACTTGAGAAGAAGGTGGCTCAACAGCTTGAG TACTACTTCGGTGATCACAACCTTCCAAGAGACAAGTTCCTCAAAGAACAGTTGCAGCTCGATGATGGCTGGGTGACTCTGGAAACCATGCTCAAGTTTAACAG GCTGAAATGCTTGACAACCGATCACAGTGTAATTGTTGAGTCTCTGAAGAAATCCCAGACTGGCCTTTTGGAATTGAGTGAGGATACGACAAAAATCAGGAGAATTTCAAGCAAGCCCTTACCAGAACTGAACGACAAGTACAAAGATGCCCTCAAACACAAATCTGTGTACATT AAAGGTTTCCCATTGGAGACAACCCTTGATGAAATCGAGGGGTGGCTGAAAGGGAAAGGCGTCATAGAAAACATTCAGATGAGACGCAACTTACAAAAGAATTTCAAG GGCTCAGTATTCCTGGTTTTTGACACTGAAGAAGCATCAAAGCAGTTCCTAGCACGCACAGACACCAAATCATTCAAAGAAAATGAAATGATTATACTTTCAAG AGAGGACTACCATGCAAAGAAATCAGAGGATAGAAAACTGTTAAAAGCAGAGTCCAAGGCTAAGGCTAAACA TGACAAGGacgaaaaacaaaaacaagcagaagaagaagaaatg AAATCTCTGGACGAGCAGACCGGATGCCTGTTGAAGTTCTCAGGCAATCTTGACAGTGTTTCAAGAGAGGACTTTCACGAGGTGTTCTCAGGTCATGGTCAAATCAAATGGATTGATTTCACCAGGGGTGCCAAAGAG GGTACCATCCTCTTCAGAGTGAGTGCCAAGGAAGCTCTTGATAAGGCCAAGGAAGCAAGTGGAGGAAACTTGAAAATTAAAGGCGAAGACGTTAcgtgggaggtggtggagggagatgcagagagggaAGCTCTGAAAAAAATAATTGAAGACCAACAGGAATCTCTCAACAGACGTCGAGGTGGTAGAG GTGGCCGAAAATCAGGtggtagaggggggagaggaggacgaAGGGACAGGGGTGGACGTGATGGCAAATCACACTACCAAGGCAGAAAGACCAAatttgatgatagtgatgatgacg CACCTCCTAGCCCGAAGAAGCGAGCCCTGGAAGGAGTGTGCAAAGATGCTGATGCTCCAGCTGCAAAAGTTGTCAAAACTGAAAATGGTTCTTAA
- the klhl23 gene encoding kelch-like protein 23: MSDKGKGSYIYDFCDIAHPNELLDALREFYLDGIFTDITLQCATGQVFYCHKAALSARSSYFKVMFTADMKERSNNLIKLTGIDYDVLSALVNYVYTSRVNITETNVQSLLEAADLLQFSSVKKACEDFLIRFLDVDNCLGMHSFAELHICPELEREARRVMLSRFEDLLQQEEFLEVDYDKLSSVMSLKNINVWKDEVLLDAVVKWVTYDIVNRIDHVQGLLCCVHLELDEVHFKTALDGQRQCLLGNEGKVRSLIINALKSNCKETSASRKKVSSSMYVIGGYYWHPLCEVHIWDPISNTWVQGKDMPDQTRESYSVSLLGANIYVTGGYMTETIEALDTVWIYNGDCDEWTEGCPMITARYYHCSVALHGCIYAIGGYRGGAIQLETEFYDPLKKKWFPTANMIQGVGNATACVMNDTIYVTGGHYGSRGSSTYEKIQAYRPDINEWSIVTISPHPEYGLCSVSLNNKLYLVGGQTTITDCYDPERDEWRQLSVMKERRMECGAVVINGCIYVTGGYSYSKGTYLQSIEKYDPELDTWEVVGSLPSPARTHGCICIYSV, encoded by the exons ATGTCAGACAAAGGAAAAGGAAGCTACATTTATGACTTTTGTGACATCGCCCATCCAAATGAACTATTGGATGCTCTGAGAGAGTTCTACCTAGATGGCATATTCACCGACATCACCCTACAATGTGCCACGGGACAGGTATTTTACTGTCACAAGGCAGCATTGTCAGCCCGCAGCTCTTATTTCAAAGTCATGTTCACAGCCGACATGAAGGAGCGGTCAAACAACCTCATCAAACTGACAGGGATTGATTATGACGTTCTGAGTGCTTTGGTGAACTACGTATACACTTCCAGGGTGAACATCACGGAGACAAATGTACAAAGCCTGCTGGAGGCAGCAGACCTCTTACAGTTCAGCTCAGTGAAGAAGGCTTGCGAAGACTTCCTTATACGCTTCCTGGATGTGGACAACTGCCTGGGTATGCACTCTTTTGCTGAGCTGCACATCTGCCCTGAGCTGGAGCGGGAGGCACGAAGGGTAATGCTCAGCAGGTTTGAGGACCTTCTACAGCAGGAGGAATTCTTGGAGGTGGACTACGACAAGCTGAGTTCCGTCATGTCTCTTAAGAACATCAATGTATGGAAGGATGAAGTTCTCTTGGATGCGGTGGTCAAATGGGTCACCTATGACATTGTTAACCGTATTGATCACGTTCAGGGCCTACTCTGTTGTGTCCATCTTGAGCTGGATGAGGTGCACTTCAAGACTGCCCTGGATGGACAGAGGCAATGCTTACTGGGCAATGAGGGAAAAGTAAGGTCATTGATTATCAACGCATTGAAGTCCAACTGCAAAGAGACTTCAGCGAGCAGGAAGAAAGTGTCCTCAAGCATGTATGTTATTGGAGGGTACTACTGGCATCCGCTCTGTGAAGTCCACATATGGGATCCAATAAGCAATACATGGGTGCAAGGAAAGGATATGCCTGACCAGACAAGAGAGAGCTATAGTGTATCTTTACTGGGGGCAAATATTTATGTGACTGGGGGTTATATGACTGAGACTATTGAAGCCCTGGACACAGTTTGGATTTATAATGGTGATTGTGATGAGTGGACTGAGGGATGCCCCATGATCACTGCCAGATACTACCACTGTTCTGTGGCTTTACACGGCTGTATCTATGCCATAGGAGGGTACAGAGGGGGAGCTATACAACTTGAGACTGAATTCTATGACCCCTTAAAAAAGAAATGGTTCCCTACAGCCAACATGATACAAG GTGTAGGAAATGCCACTGCGTGTGTCATGAATGACACAATCTATGTGACCGGTGGCCACTATGGATCCAGAGGAAGCAGCACCTATGAAAAAATTCAGGCCTACAGGCCAGACATAAATGAATGGAGCATTGTCACAATCAGTCCTCATCCAG AGTATGGCCTGTGCTCTGTTTCTCTGAACAACAAGCTGTACTTGGTGGGAGGACAGACTACGATCACCGACTGCTATGacccagagagagatgagtggaggcAGTTGTcagtgatgaaggagaggaggatggagtgtGGTGCTGTAGTGATCAATGGCTGCATCTATGTGACCGGGGGATATTCCTATTCAAAGGGGACGTATCTGCAGAGCATTGAGAAGTATGACCCAGAGCTGGACACCTGGGAGGTTGTGGGAAGCCTCCCCAGCCCAGCAAGAACACACGGATGCATTTGCATTTACAGTGTGTAG
- the mettl5 gene encoding rRNA N6-adenosine-methyltransferase METTL5, giving the protein MKLKELESCLQQVDAFEEPKILLEQYPTSPHIAACMLYTIHNTFDDIEGKLVADLGCGCGVLSIGAAMLDAGLCVGFDIDDDALEIFKRNSEEFELTNVDLIQCDMCSLRSHAYAKKFDTVIMNPPFGTKHNQGMDMQFLRTALTMATTAVYSLHKTSTRGHIQKKASDWGVKMEVIAELRYDLPASYKFHKKKSVDIKVDFLRFSTT; this is encoded by the exons ATGAAACTGAAAGAGTTGGAAAGTTGTCTTCAACAAGTGGACGCCTTTGAAGAACCCAAAATTCTTCTTGAACAATATCCAACCAGCCCTCACATTGCAG CATGTATGCTTTATACAATCCACAACACATTTGATGACATCGAGGGCAAATTGGTTGCAGATTTGGGATGCGGATGTGGCGTTCTTAGCATTGGAGCAGCAATGCTTGATGCAGG TTTGTGTGTTGGTTTTGACATTGATGACGATGCACTGGAGATATTCAAAAGGAACTCTGAGGAATTTGAGCTGACCAACGTAGACCTGATCCAGTGTGACATGTGCTCCCTGAGATCCCATGCATATGCCAAGAAATTTGACACTGTGATAATGAATCCTCCATTTGGTACCAAACACAACCAAG GTATGGACATGCAGTTTCTGAGGACAGCTTTAACTATGGCAACAACAGCAGTATATTCCCTTCACAAAACATCAACACGAGGC CACATACAGAAGAAAGCAAGTGACTGGGGAGTAAAAATGGAAGTAATAGCAG AGCTAAGATATGACTTGCCAGCGTCCTACAAGTTCCACAAGAAGAAATCG GTTGACATCAAGGTGGACTTTCTACGGTTTTCCACAACATGA